The sequence below is a genomic window from bacterium.
CGTCGAGCGGCGCGGGCACGAGCAGCCGCGAGTCCGGGTCGTCGTACTTGGCGTGGTAGTCGTAGAACGCGCCGTGGGGCACGATCTCCCCCGGCACGGACGCCTCCGGCTCGAGGTTCCCGAGCACCGCGACCTCGATCTCGCGCGCCTCGGGAATCCCCTCCTCGACGACGACCTTGCTGTCCACGCGCCGTGCGGCCGCGAGCGCGGCGGCGAAGTCCTCTTCGCGTTCGACCTTGGAGATCCCGACCGACGAGCCGGCGCGCGCCGGCTTGACGAAGCAGGGGAAGCCGAGCGCGCGCACGGCGGGCAGCGCGGCGGCGGCGTCCTCGGCGCCCTTTCCTTCGAGCACGACGTCCCGCGCGACCGCGATCCCTTCGGCCGCGAGCAGCCGCTTGGCGCGGTCCTTGTCCATCGCCAGCGCGGAGCCGAGAACCCCCGGCCCGACGCAGGCGACGTCGGCCAGCGCGAGCGCGCCTTGCAGCGTGCCGTCCTCGCCGCCCGAGCCGTGGATGATCGGGAAGACGACGTCGATCGGCGGCGTCAGCGGCTCGCCCGTCTCCTCGTCGCGCAGGCGGCGGTCGCCGCCGTGCGCGGGCCAACG
It includes:
- a CDS encoding D-alanine--D-alanine ligase; translation: MTLALVFGGRSPEHDVSLVSAAGIDANLDRGRFDVVLVGVERNGRPRLGGPELLRGGLARGEGRPVRWPAHGGDRRLRDEETGEPLTPPIDVVFPIIHGSGGEDGTLQGALALADVACVGPGVLGSALAMDKDRAKRLLAAEGIAVARDVVLEGKGAEDAAAALPAVRALGFPCFVKPARAGSSVGISKVEREEDFAAALAAARRVDSKVVVEEGIPEAREIEVAVLGNLEPEASVPGEIVPHGAFYDYHAKYDDPDSRLLVPAPLDDELRERIRAMATRAFRALDCLGMSRVDFLLSRTTGRLVLNELNTLPGFTPISMYPRLWEASGLPYGELLTRLVELALEARSLGPLGAAVNR